A single genomic interval of Celeribacter indicus harbors:
- a CDS encoding pyrroloquinoline quinone-dependent dehydrogenase: MTPNLPVVCLLALSCTVAPVLAQDDTLPPAPDTPPPADTAPPPETGQAPEPAPDADTDTEAPDAGVSEPGETPAAPAEEPPGAEPAPPEDTAPPADDGPAADDETDAPEPAAPAAPPETGTDTTTTDTTTPAPAERPAADLPAQAGADWPFYGGGANATRYSPLDQIDRSNVGDLERAFVYRTGDMPEGTAEGKYSPETTPLKIGDDLVMCSAMNILISIDAATGEENWRFDPGVPNDAIPYGASCRGVSTYTNPDAAEGDLCATKVIEGTLDAKLVAVDLETGEPCEEFGENGTVDLWQDIGERVPGWYAVTAPPAVVRGIVVTGAQVKDGQAEDAPSGVIRGYDAVTGEFLWAWDLGAPDANRDGPPEGEIYTRGTPNMWTTAVSDEELGYVYLPMGNSSVDYYGSNRFEAENEYATSLVALDATTGEPVWHFQTVRHDVWDYDLGSQPTLIDFDGTPAIILPSKQGDIYILDRETGEPLTPVGELSGLPKGEVEPDYISDTQPYSEWHTLRMEPLEPKDAWGFTPIDQLWCRIQFHRANYEGYFTPPSSERPWIQYPGYNGGSDWGSVAVDPERGVLVANYNDVPNYNRLLTREEADARNLRAIHELASGETSGENAEGAGDPQAGSPYAIDVNAGWRNTVTGMPCVEPPYGGIRAVDLETGETLWDTPLGTARKNGPFGIPSMLPVKIGTPNNGGAVVTAGGLIFIAAATDDLFRAIDIETGETVWSDKLPAGGQANPIAYEVNGKQYVMVAAVGHHFMETPVGDYLIAYALP; the protein is encoded by the coding sequence ATGACCCCAAATTTGCCCGTCGTTTGCCTTCTGGCGCTGAGTTGCACCGTTGCCCCCGTGCTCGCGCAGGACGATACCCTCCCTCCGGCACCGGATACGCCGCCGCCCGCCGACACGGCCCCTCCGCCGGAAACCGGGCAGGCCCCGGAGCCCGCACCGGACGCGGATACCGATACCGAAGCTCCCGATGCGGGTGTTTCGGAGCCTGGGGAAACCCCCGCCGCGCCCGCAGAGGAGCCCCCCGGAGCGGAGCCGGCCCCTCCCGAAGATACCGCGCCTCCCGCAGATGACGGCCCTGCCGCAGATGATGAGACGGACGCCCCGGAACCCGCCGCCCCGGCCGCTCCCCCCGAAACCGGCACAGACACCACGACAACAGACACGACGACCCCCGCCCCGGCAGAACGTCCGGCGGCGGATCTTCCTGCGCAGGCGGGGGCGGACTGGCCGTTCTACGGCGGCGGCGCGAACGCGACCCGCTATTCTCCCCTCGACCAGATCGACCGCAGCAATGTCGGCGATCTCGAGCGCGCCTTCGTCTATCGCACCGGCGACATGCCGGAAGGCACCGCGGAGGGCAAGTATTCGCCGGAGACGACACCGCTCAAGATCGGCGACGATCTCGTGATGTGTTCGGCGATGAACATACTGATCTCCATCGACGCCGCCACGGGCGAGGAGAACTGGCGCTTCGATCCAGGCGTCCCGAACGACGCGATCCCCTATGGCGCGTCCTGCCGTGGCGTGTCCACCTACACCAACCCGGACGCGGCCGAGGGCGACCTCTGTGCGACCAAGGTCATCGAGGGCACGCTCGACGCCAAGCTCGTGGCGGTCGACCTCGAGACCGGCGAACCCTGCGAGGAGTTCGGTGAGAACGGCACCGTCGATCTGTGGCAGGACATCGGGGAGCGGGTGCCCGGCTGGTATGCCGTGACCGCGCCGCCCGCCGTGGTGCGCGGCATCGTCGTGACCGGCGCCCAGGTGAAGGACGGTCAGGCCGAGGATGCCCCCTCCGGCGTGATCCGCGGCTACGACGCCGTCACCGGCGAATTCCTCTGGGCCTGGGACCTCGGCGCCCCAGACGCGAACCGGGACGGGCCGCCGGAGGGCGAGATCTACACGCGCGGCACGCCGAACATGTGGACGACGGCGGTGTCCGACGAGGAACTCGGCTATGTCTATCTGCCGATGGGCAACTCCTCGGTGGATTATTACGGCTCGAACCGGTTCGAGGCGGAAAACGAATATGCCACCTCCCTCGTCGCACTCGACGCGACCACCGGCGAGCCCGTGTGGCATTTCCAGACCGTCCGCCACGACGTCTGGGACTACGACCTCGGCAGCCAGCCGACGCTGATCGACTTCGACGGCACGCCGGCGATCATCCTGCCCTCCAAGCAGGGGGACATCTATATCCTCGACCGCGAGACCGGCGAGCCGCTGACGCCGGTCGGCGAATTGTCCGGCCTGCCGAAGGGGGAGGTCGAACCGGACTACATCTCCGATACGCAACCCTATTCGGAATGGCACACGCTGCGGATGGAGCCGCTGGAGCCGAAGGACGCCTGGGGCTTCACCCCCATCGACCAGCTCTGGTGCCGCATCCAGTTCCACCGCGCGAATTACGAGGGCTATTTCACCCCGCCCTCGAGCGAACGGCCCTGGATCCAGTATCCCGGCTACAATGGCGGTTCCGACTGGGGCTCCGTTGCCGTCGACCCGGAACGCGGCGTGCTGGTGGCGAATTACAACGACGTTCCCAACTACAACCGACTCCTGACGCGCGAGGAAGCCGATGCACGCAACCTGCGTGCGATCCACGAACTCGCATCCGGTGAGACCTCGGGCGAGAATGCAGAGGGTGCGGGGGATCCGCAGGCCGGATCGCCCTATGCCATCGACGTGAATGCCGGCTGGCGCAACACCGTGACCGGCATGCCCTGCGTCGAGCCCCCCTATGGCGGCATCCGCGCCGTCGATCTCGAAACGGGAGAGACGTTGTGGGATACGCCGCTCGGCACGGCGCGCAAGAACGGTCCTTTCGGAATTCCCTCCATGCTGCCGGTCAAGATCGGCACGCCGAACAACGGCGGTGCCGTGGTCACGGCGGGCGGGCTGATCTTCATCGCCGCCGCCACCGATGACCTGTTCCGTGCGATCGACATCGAGACCGGCGAAACCGTGTGGAGCGACAAGCTGCCCGCGGGCGGTCAGGCCAACCCGATCGCCTATGAGGTGAACGGCAAGCAATATGTGATGGTCGCCGCAGTCGGGCACCATTTCATGGAGACGCCCGTCGGGGATTACCTGATCGCCTACGCGCTGCCCTAG
- a CDS encoding BON domain-containing protein, giving the protein MARDNERQRQRRGAASQDYGYDYREDRDVWPGAGSPGREYRDRDDYSYGGPGYGYPGVGLGGWAGGYPYGPGGYGAGMYDTPRDWRGDWRDRYRGNRRDFWDRAGDEVASWFGDDDAQERREQDHRGRGPRGYSRSDDRILEDIHDQLTADPIVDALDIVVSVTDREVTLDGEVGSRREKRRAEDCAEDVLGVEHVQNNLRVRRAASGAAES; this is encoded by the coding sequence ATGGCACGAGACAACGAAAGACAGCGTCAGCGCCGCGGTGCGGCATCGCAGGACTACGGGTATGACTATCGCGAGGATCGCGACGTCTGGCCCGGTGCCGGAAGCCCCGGCCGCGAATATCGCGACCGTGACGACTATTCCTATGGCGGCCCCGGCTATGGCTATCCGGGGGTCGGCCTCGGCGGCTGGGCGGGCGGCTATCCCTATGGACCCGGCGGCTATGGCGCGGGGATGTACGACACTCCGCGCGACTGGCGGGGCGACTGGCGCGACCGCTATCGCGGCAACCGCCGGGACTTCTGGGACAGGGCCGGAGACGAAGTGGCCTCTTGGTTCGGCGATGACGACGCCCAGGAGCGGCGCGAGCAGGATCACCGGGGCCGCGGGCCTCGCGGCTACAGCCGTTCTGACGACCGGATCCTCGAGGATATCCACGACCAGCTCACCGCCGATCCGATCGTCGATGCGCTCGATATCGTGGTCTCCGTCACGGATCGCGAGGTGACGCTCGACGGGGAGGTCGGATCGCGCCGGGAGAAACGCCGGGCGGAGGATTGCGCGGAGGACGTGCTGGGCGTGGAGCACGTCCAGAACAACCTGAGGGTCCGGCGCGCCGCGTCGGGCGCGGCCGAGTCCTGA
- a CDS encoding ferritin-like domain-containing protein, translated as MALFSKDIDSMEDLYLHTLRDIYYAEKQIEKALPKMIDKASDERLKEAFTVHLDETHGHVQRLERVFDMIGAQTKGVTCPAIDGIIKEADEIAGDISDSHVLDAALAAAAQAVEHYEITRYGTLIAWSKEMGRNDCAELLAQTSSEEHAADEKLTRLAESRLNEMS; from the coding sequence ATGGCACTCTTCTCCAAAGATATCGATTCCATGGAAGACCTGTACCTGCACACTCTGCGAGACATCTACTATGCGGAGAAACAGATCGAGAAAGCTCTGCCCAAGATGATCGACAAAGCCTCCGACGAGAGGCTGAAGGAGGCGTTTACCGTCCATCTCGACGAGACCCACGGACATGTCCAGCGTCTCGAAAGAGTCTTCGACATGATCGGCGCCCAGACCAAGGGCGTCACCTGTCCCGCCATCGACGGCATCATCAAAGAGGCCGACGAGATCGCCGGCGACATTTCCGACAGTCATGTGCTCGATGCGGCGCTCGCCGCGGCCGCGCAGGCGGTCGAGCATTACGAGATCACCCGCTACGGCACGCTGATCGCATGGTCGAAGGAGATGGGGCGCAACGACTGCGCGGAGCTTCTGGCGCAGACCAGTTCCGAAGAACACGCCGCCGACGAAAAGCTGACGCGGCTCGCGGAAAGTCGGCTCAACGAGATGTCCTGA